One region of Drosophila teissieri strain GT53w chromosome 2L, Prin_Dtei_1.1, whole genome shotgun sequence genomic DNA includes:
- the LOC122611544 gene encoding DNA replication licensing factor MCM4 gives MSSPARSPSVGAATPKQGSRTPTRGIASQDVETPMRMGPGRAVRPSDNISLPPTSPGNISLPATSPARGLGANMSEIDLSSPLNYGTPSSMGSIRTPRSGIRGTPLRARPDIRTDKRIRQVAIGGGSGLEPIPEKGSETTDPVSESSQVPQLVVWGTNVVVSQCKSKFKSFIMRFIDPSAEQDEISENIDVNQPLYLQKLEEIHTLEEPYLNLNCAHLKTFDQDLYRQLICYPQEVIPGFDMAINEMFFERYPAALLEHQIQVRPFNADKTRNMRSLNPEDMDQLISISGMVIRSSNVIPEMREAFFSCNICSFSTTVEVDRGRINQPTLCTNCNTNHCFRLIHNRSEFTDKQLVKLQESPDDMAAGQTPHNVLLYAHNDLVDKVQPGDRVTVTGIYRATPLKTGGISSSVKSVYKTHVDVVHFRKVDNKRLYEEEEGKDHIFPPERVELLQLLAKKPDIYDRLARAIAPSIYENDDIKKGILLQLFGGTKKKHATLGRQNFRSEIHLLLCGDPGTSKSQMLQYVFNLVPRSQYTSGRGSSAVGLTAYVTKDPETRQLVLQTGALVLADNGVCCIDEFDKMNDSTRSVLHEVMEQQTLSIAKAGIICQLNARTSILAAANPAESQWNKRKNIIDNVQLPHTLLSRFDLIFLVLDPQDEIFDKRLASHLVSLYYVTRHEEEDTMFDMSVLRDYIAYAREHLSPTLSDEAQQRLIQAYVDMRKVGAGRGQISAYPRQLESLIRLSEAHAKVRLSNEVELLDVEEAWRLHREALKQSATDPLSGKIDVGILTTGLSTAARKKRADLVAAIKENLKKKGKVLTVPYQKLFNDIKEGSQIMITREQFEDALKEVQDEGAIVVMGKNTIRIC, from the exons ATGTCAAGCCCCGCTCGTTCGCCCAGTGTTGGAGCTGCGACGCCCAAGCAAGGTTCCCGCACACCCACCAGAG GCATTGCGTCGCAAGATGTGGAGACACCCATGCGCATGGGTCCTGGGCGGGCTGTCAGGCCCTCGGACAACATAAGTTTGCCGCCCACCTCGCCTGGAAATATCAGCTTGCCAGCCACCAGTCCGGCTCGAGGATTGGGTGCGAACATGAGCGAGATCGATTTAAGCTCGCCTCTGAACTACGGCACGCCCAGCTCGATGGGCTCCATTCGCACCCCTCGATCCGGAATAAGAGGCACTCCGCTGCGGGCCCGACCCGATATAAGAACGGACAAGCGCATCCGCCAGGTGGCCATCGGCGGGGGCTCTGGG CTGGAACCCATTCCTGAGAAGGGCTCTGAAACAACCGATCCCGTCTCAGAATCCTCGCAAGTACCTCAACTTGTCGTCTGGGGAACCAATGTGGTTGTCAGCCAGTGCAAATCCAAGTTCAAGTCGTTTATTATGCGCTTTATTGACCCAAGTGCTGAGCAGGATGAAATCTCCGAAAATATCGATGTTAACCAGCCGCTGTATCTCCAGAAACTGGAAGAGATTCACACATTGGAGGAGCCCTATCTGAATCTCAACTGTGCCCATCTCAAGACCTTTGATCAGGACTTGTACCGCCAGTTGATCTGCTATCCGCAGGAGGTTATTCCTGGTTTTGACATGGCAATAAACGAGATGTTCTTCGAACGATATCCAGCTGCCCTTCTGGAACACCAGATTCAGGTGCGACCCTTCAACGCTGATAAGACGCGCAATATGCGATCTCTAAATCCAGAGGATATGGACCAGTTGATCAGTATTAGTGGCATGGTTATTCGCTCGTCAAACGTCATTCCCGAGATGCGCGAAGCCTTTTTCAGCTGCAACATCTGTTCCTTCAGTACAACCGTCGAGGTGGACCGCGGTCGCATTAATCAGCCAACGCTCTGCACCAACTGCAACACGAACCACTGCTTCCGTTTAATCCACAATCGATCGGAGTTTACAGATAAGCAACTTGTTAAACTCCAGGAGTCTCCAGATGACATGGCGGCAGGACAGACTCCACATAATGTGCTGTTGTATGCTCACAACGATCTGGTGGACAAGGTGCAGCCGGGTGATCGCGTTACGGTCACAGGCATCTACCGGGCCACGCCACTGAAGACTGGAGGCATCAGTTCGTCGGTCAAAAGCGTTTACAAGACGCACGTGGATGTGGTTCACTTCCGGAAGGTAGACAACAAGCGACTGTACGAGGAAGAGGAGGG CAAGGATCACATCTTCCCGCCAGAGCGCGTTGAGCTACTACAGTTGCTGGCCAAGAAACCGGACATCTATGACCGCCTGGCCAGGGCCATTGCACCATCTATTTACGAGAACGACGACATTAAGAAAGGCATCTTGCTGCAGCTTTTTGGTGGCACTAAAAAGAAGCATGCAACTCTCGGCCGTCAGAACTTCAGATCGGAAATTCACCTGCTGTTGTGCGGTGATCCAGGTACTTCCAAGTCCCAGATGCTGCAGTACGTCTTTAACCTCGTGCCAAGATCTCAGTATACCTCGGGTCGCGGTTCTTCGGCTGTCGGTTTGACTGCCTATGTGACCAAAGACCCGGAGACCCGTCAGCTGGTTCTGCAAAC AGGTGCACTGGTTTTGGCCGATAATGGAGTATGCTGCATTGACGAGTTTGACAAAATGAACGACTCGACACGCAGTGTGCTGCACGAGGTGATGGAGCAGCAGACCCTGAGTATTGCCAAGGCGGGCATCATCTGTCAGCTAAACGCGAGGACCTCCATTCTTGCTGCCGCCAATCCAGCAGAGTCTCAGTGGAATAAGCGCAAGAACATCATTGATAATGTCCAGCTTCCGCACACCCTGCTGTCCCGGTTTGACCTAATCTTTCTGGTTCTGGATCCTCAGGATGAGATCTTTGACAAGCGACTTGCCAGCCATTTGGTATCTTTGTACTACGTGACCCGTCATGAGGAGGAGGATACCATGTTT GACATGAGCGTCCTGCGCGACTACATCGCCTATGCCCGAGAGCATTTGTCGCCTACGTTATCGGATGAAGCGCAACAACGACTTATTCAGGCCTACGTGGACATGCGAAAGGTGGGCGCCGGTCGTGGTCAGATTTCTGCTTACCCGCGCCAGCTGGAGAGCCTAATCCGACTATCGGAGGCGCACGCCAAGGTTCGGCTCAGTAACGAGGTAGAATTGCTGGACGTGGAGGAGGCTTGGAGGCTTCATCGCGAAGCTCTCAAGCAGTCAGCCACGGATCCCCTGTCCGGTAAAATCGACGTTGGCATTCTTACCACCGGCTTATCAACAGCCGCCCGTAAAAAGCGCGCCGATTTGGTGGCAGCCATCAAGGAAAACTTAAAGAAGAAAGGCAAAGTGCTTACTGTTCCCTATCAGAAACTGTTCAACGATATTAAGGAAGGATCCCAAATT ATGATCACACGCGAGCAGTTTGAAGATGCTTTGAAGGAGGTGCAAGATGAGGGCGCTATTGTTGTCATGGGAAAAAACACCATCCgcatttgttaa
- the LOC122617878 gene encoding mesoderm induction early response protein 1 produces MMEFGKSSEHSQHSASEASADSGSLANSDLSATPTKRDRRKSPANSSDNTSTSVQPPMSPSSSMADTTFEPTIDMMVNDFDDEATLNEEEALADMEAHSAEDEIATLREESEMPIEELLAKYGGTAASPALSSLNRSGCSVRRARRATKRQYQELDTEMAHTSTSTSSSASQLEKHDSIDQEEPKEVSDKLASPPESGEASSMDTEDAPKYEAIKKQHRSHLLDLYPDESFVDLAPTCGEETERFTPLQTLFDEVEAEEEEESESELDDARKIIMVGHDYQAEIPEGLSQYGDILPYENEDQLIWEPSQVSEREVEEYLAKIQETRSIVPPEDGTGADEEGAATGATAEPPGPTTSPTMPPKAPPASSASSDQELVVKDNEQALHLLVQCGYDFKEALRRKRMNVLPLTDTMSSWSEDECLKFEEGIQRFGKDFYQIRQNQVRTRTMRELVHFYYLWKKSERRDQSFALNDTIDHMDVFINEACAGNGNANGAVIVSGTANSNGSCSPHSSNGHNNGDLSALEKDTVASPRKPASKSYSIMTVSQALGNPTGGNRKRCTSASLPLEDEDNNIEDEHSLSAV; encoded by the exons ATGATGGAGTTCGGGAAATCGTCAGAGCACTCCCAGCACAGCGCCTCCGAGGCGTCGGCGGACTCCGGCAGTCTGGCCAACAGCGACTTGTCTGCTACGCCCACCAAGCGGGATCGCCGAAAGTCGCCGGCTAACAGTTCGGAcaacaccagcaccagcgTCCAACCGCCCATGTCGCCGTCCTCCTCGATGGCGGACACCACCTTTGAGCCCACTATCGACATGATGGTCAACGACTTTGACGATGAGGCCACGCTGAACGAGGAGGAGGCTCTTGCGGATATGGAGGCGCACAGTGCCGAGGACGAGATCGCCACACTGCGCGAGGAGAGCGAGATGCCCATTgaggagctgctggccaaatatGGCGGCACAGCGGCTTCGCCAGCATTGAGTAGCTTGAACCGTTCAGGCTGCAGTGTACGACGTGCACGTAGGGCCACCAAGCGCCAATATCAGGAACTGGACACGGAGATGGCTCACACGTCGACTTCCACTTCGAGCAGCGCATCGCAACTGGAAAAACACGACAGTATAGACCAGGAGGAACCCAAGGAGGTGTCGGATAAGCTAGCATCACCACCAGAATCAGGAGAAGCTTCGTCCATGGACACAGAGGATGCGCCAAAGTATGAGGCGATCAAGAAGCAGCATCGCTCGCATTTGCTGGATCTTTATCCAGATGAATCCTTCGTCGATCTGGCGCCCACATGTGGAGAGGAAACGGAAAGAT TCACTCCACTTCAAACGCTGTTCGATGAAGTGgaggccgaggaggaggaggaaagcGAATCCGAGTTGGACGATGCacggaaaataataatggTGGGCCACGACTATCAGGCTGAGATTCCGGAGGGGCTCTCGCAATATGGCGACATATTGCCATATGAGAACGAGGATCAGTTGATCTGGGAGCCCAGTCAAGTCAGCGAGCGCGAGGTGGAGGAATATCTGGCCAAGATACAGGAAACCCGATCCATAGTTCCGCCGGAGGACGGGACTGGGGCGGACGAAGAAGGTGCAGCTACAGGTGCTACTGCCGAACCGCCAGGTCCTACTACATCTCCAACCATGCCTCCAAAGGCTCCGCCTGCCTCAAGTGCATCTAGCGATCAGGAGCTGGTGGTAAAAGACAACGAGCAGGCGCTGCATCTTCTTGTCCAGTGCGGCTACGACTTCAAAGAAGCCCTAAGACGCAAGCGCATGAACGTTCTGCCCCTCACTGATACTATGAGCAGCTGGTCCGAGGACGAGTGTTTAAAGTTCGAGGAGGGCATTCAGCGGTTCGGCAAGGACTTCTATCAGATACGTCAAAACCAG GTGCGCACTAGAACCATGCGCGAGTTGGTCCATTTCTACTATCTGTGGAAGAAGAGTGAGCGCCGGGATCAGAGTTTTGCTTTAAACGACACCATTGATCACATGGACGTCTTCATCAACGAGGCGTGTGCTGGCAACGGTAATGCAAACGGTGCTGTGATCGTATCGGGAACCGCTAACAGCAATGGTAGCTGCTCACCGCATAGCAGCAATGGTCACAACAATGGGGATTTGTCTGCTTTGGAGAAGGATACCGTCGCCAGTCCGCGAAAGCCCGCCTCTAAAAGCTATTCTATTATGACCGTGAGTCAGGCATTAGGTAATCCTACCGGGGGAAACCGAAAGCGTTGTACGTCCGCATCTTTGCCCCTGGAAGACGAGGACAACAACATCGAGGATGAACACAGCCTGTCCGCTGTGTGA